A section of the Planctomycetota bacterium genome encodes:
- a CDS encoding flagellin — MGRINTNVQSLLAQRVLGTNNRALNTSLERLSTGLRINRGVDDPAGLIASESLRVEQRGINEAIRNIDRADQMVNIAEGGLQEISSLLIEVQGVVASLASRAGLSDEERNAGQLQIDSILQTIDRLASSTNFQGIKLLNGNFDFQLTSIAGGIADVRVGGARYDGASLDVNMLVTASAQQGGLFLSAGGSGLDLSAGSALVLDVAGSLGSRELSFSSGTSLARIRDTINTFTDVTGVEAVVSGTGVLLRSKEYGSNEFVSVRVVNAGGINSTSNGDSGTPARGIYNRLASAFNSNNTTIASTFTNATNAVRDAGQDIRATVNGIQATARGKSVSVRSDTLDLDVELNASTAQALGSVGGSGPSFTIAGGGAQFQIASRVDIGGRVSISIPDVGVNSLGNSSVGYLNSLASGAPRNGVDGDLVAAQKVISTSIRQVSDLRGRLGNFQRNVLGATVRSLNSVSENTAAAQSVIRDADFATETATLTRSQILVSSTINVLSLANQAPQSALSLLG, encoded by the coding sequence ATGGGACGCATCAACACGAACGTGCAGTCGCTGCTGGCGCAGCGTGTGCTCGGGACGAACAACCGGGCGCTGAACACGTCGCTCGAGCGGCTGAGCACCGGGCTGCGGATCAACCGCGGCGTGGACGATCCCGCCGGGCTGATCGCGTCCGAGAGCCTGCGCGTCGAGCAGCGCGGGATCAACGAGGCGATCCGGAACATCGACCGCGCTGACCAGATGGTGAACATCGCCGAGGGCGGGCTGCAGGAGATTTCGTCGCTGCTGATCGAGGTGCAGGGGGTCGTGGCGTCGCTGGCCTCGCGGGCCGGGCTGTCCGACGAGGAACGCAACGCCGGGCAGCTCCAGATCGATTCGATCCTCCAGACGATCGACCGCCTCGCGTCGAGCACGAACTTCCAGGGCATCAAGCTCCTGAACGGCAACTTCGACTTCCAGCTCACCTCGATCGCCGGCGGGATCGCCGACGTGCGCGTGGGCGGGGCCCGCTACGACGGGGCGAGCCTCGACGTGAACATGCTGGTGACGGCGTCCGCGCAGCAGGGGGGCCTCTTCCTATCCGCCGGCGGATCGGGGCTGGACCTGAGCGCGGGCAGCGCGCTCGTGCTCGACGTCGCCGGCAGCCTGGGCTCGCGCGAACTCTCGTTCAGTTCGGGCACCAGCCTGGCACGCATCCGCGACACGATCAACACGTTCACCGACGTCACGGGCGTCGAGGCCGTCGTCTCGGGCACGGGGGTGCTGCTGCGGTCCAAGGAGTACGGGTCGAACGAGTTCGTCTCGGTCCGCGTCGTGAACGCCGGGGGCATCAACAGCACCAGCAACGGCGACTCGGGCACGCCCGCGCGCGGCATCTACAACCGCCTCGCGTCGGCGTTCAACTCGAACAACACCACCATCGCCAGCACCTTCACCAACGCCACCAACGCCGTCCGCGACGCCGGCCAGGACATCCGCGCCACCGTCAACGGGATCCAGGCGACGGCCCGTGGCAAGAGCGTCTCCGTCCGGTCCGACACGCTCGACCTCGACGTCGAGCTCAACGCCTCGACGGCGCAGGCGCTGGGCTCGGTCGGGGGGAGCGGCCCATCGTTCACCATCGCGGGCGGGGGCGCGCAGTTCCAGATCGCCAGCCGCGTCGACATCGGCGGGCGCGTGTCGATCTCGATCCCCGATGTCGGCGTCAACTCGCTGGGCAACTCGTCGGTCGGCTACCTGAACTCGCTGGCCTCCGGCGCCCCGCGCAACGGCGTCGACGGCGACCTGGTCGCGGCGCAGAAGGTCATCTCGACGTCGATCCGCCAGGTCTCCGACCTCCGCGGGCGCCTGGGCAACTTCCAGCGCAACGTGCTGGGCGCGACGGTGCGCAGCCTGAACTCGGTGTCCGAGAACACCGCCGCCGCGCAGTCCGTCATCCGCGACGCCGATTTCGCCACCGAGACCGCCACGCTCACGCGATCGCAGATCCTCGTGAGTTCGACGATCAACGTCCTCTCGCTGGCGAACCAGGCGCCGCAGAGCGCCCTCTCGCTGCTGGGCTAG